From Bacillus oleivorans, a single genomic window includes:
- a CDS encoding response regulator transcription factor produces MKEGEREIKEILVVEDEEIIRQGLKVLLEKVIGGFTVTEAKSGEEALSMFYQSLPHLVITDIRMGGMDGLTFISKVRQVSAEVPIIILSGHSDFEYARTAMRYGIQHYLLKPINRVELSETITKLFKAETKQDTSRLFDKILQYIDDYLSHEISLKNIADHVFLNPQYVGQLFKSELNQTFTEYITEQRLKRAKKLLKETNLKVYEVAQLSGYKSPKHFMTVFKHEVGMTPVQYREFS; encoded by the coding sequence TTGAAAGAAGGGGAGAGGGAAATAAAAGAGATTCTAGTCGTTGAAGATGAAGAGATTATCAGACAGGGGTTAAAGGTATTACTTGAAAAAGTGATCGGCGGGTTTACCGTAACAGAAGCGAAAAGCGGTGAAGAAGCTCTATCTATGTTTTACCAAAGTCTTCCCCATTTAGTGATTACCGATATCCGGATGGGCGGCATGGATGGGCTGACCTTTATATCAAAGGTAAGGCAGGTTTCGGCAGAAGTTCCGATTATCATTTTAAGCGGGCACAGTGATTTTGAATATGCGAGAACAGCGATGCGCTATGGGATTCAGCATTATCTGTTAAAACCGATTAACCGGGTCGAGCTATCAGAGACAATTACAAAGCTTTTTAAGGCAGAAACCAAGCAAGACACTTCCAGGCTATTTGATAAAATTCTACAGTATATCGATGACTATTTGAGTCATGAAATTTCCTTAAAAAACATTGCTGACCATGTCTTTCTAAACCCGCAATATGTGGGACAGCTGTTTAAATCAGAACTGAATCAGACTTTTACCGAATATATAACCGAACAGCGTCTAAAACGGGCGAAAAAATTGTTAAAAGAGACGAATTTAAAGGTTTATGAAGTGGCACAGCTATCGGGTTACAAAAGTCCTAAGCATTTTATGACTGTATTCAAGCATGAAGTGGGAATGACACCTGTACAATATCGGGAGTTTTCTTAA
- a CDS encoding ABC transporter substrate-binding protein — protein sequence MKKLSLLFLSIFLIAFSAACSNNAGTESEENGNNNEEVELTFMMWGSEAHQEVYNELIAKFNETHPNIKVKIESVPFPDYQQKITVLAAGRELPDIGWVAERMVPQFMENGLMEDVSTFADDAEYNMDDFFPSTLDLFEKDDQLLGIPFSTPPMVIFYNKDLFVNAGEKTPNEHVEAGTWDWEQFEKSAKAISSDGVYGANFFRDWNTWIALLSHTWANGGDLFNEDQTDFTWNSPQGAETLKMLQRMMFEDGSHPKAGEQVSFESGKIGMFFDVYSYVSAARNVQDFEWDIAPLPEGPEGRFPMLGQAGYTLFKGSEHPEEARELLKFFTSQEGITATSTFFVPPRETVLSSDDFVNQPNNPPVESIQRAVIDEMDNARLQAGHIEWQKIDNAIQFGFDELFGELKEPEEILEGMNEKIDPLLK from the coding sequence ATGAAAAAGCTCAGTTTACTTTTTTTATCGATTTTTTTGATAGCGTTTTCAGCAGCCTGCAGCAACAATGCAGGGACTGAATCTGAAGAGAATGGCAACAACAATGAAGAAGTAGAATTAACCTTTATGATGTGGGGAAGTGAAGCCCATCAGGAAGTGTACAATGAGTTAATTGCGAAATTCAATGAAACACATCCAAATATTAAAGTGAAAATCGAAAGTGTACCATTTCCAGACTATCAGCAAAAGATAACGGTACTCGCGGCCGGAAGAGAGCTGCCTGATATCGGATGGGTCGCTGAACGGATGGTACCTCAATTTATGGAGAACGGCTTAATGGAGGATGTGTCAACATTCGCAGACGATGCGGAATATAACATGGATGACTTTTTCCCATCAACACTCGATTTATTTGAAAAAGATGATCAGCTATTAGGTATTCCGTTCTCAACACCGCCGATGGTTATTTTTTATAACAAAGACTTGTTTGTAAATGCCGGTGAAAAAACACCAAATGAACATGTAGAAGCGGGAACTTGGGACTGGGAGCAGTTTGAAAAATCAGCAAAGGCGATTTCATCCGATGGGGTATACGGAGCAAACTTCTTCCGTGACTGGAATACATGGATTGCTTTATTGTCACACACGTGGGCCAATGGCGGAGATCTATTTAATGAAGATCAGACCGATTTTACATGGAATAGCCCTCAAGGTGCAGAAACGCTAAAAATGCTGCAACGGATGATGTTTGAGGACGGATCACATCCAAAAGCAGGAGAACAAGTCAGCTTTGAATCCGGCAAAATCGGAATGTTCTTCGATGTCTACAGCTATGTGTCAGCTGCCCGGAATGTGCAAGATTTTGAGTGGGACATTGCCCCGCTCCCTGAAGGACCTGAAGGCAGATTCCCTATGCTAGGTCAAGCGGGATACACTCTCTTTAAGGGCTCAGAGCATCCTGAAGAAGCGAGAGAGCTTCTTAAATTCTTTACAAGCCAAGAGGGAATCACGGCAACATCGACGTTCTTTGTTCCGCCGCGTGAAACTGTGCTGAGTTCCGATGACTTTGTCAATCAGCCAAATAACCCGCCAGTAGAAAGCATTCAAAGAGCCGTTATTGATGAAATGGATAATGCGAGACTGCAAGCAGGTCACATTGAATGGCAAAAAATCGACAACGCGATTCAATTTGGATTTGATGAGTTATTCGGAGAATTGAAGGAACCTGAAGAAATATTAGAGGGTATGAATGAAAAAATTGATCCGTTATTGAAATAA
- a CDS encoding carbohydrate ABC transporter permease, with protein MKSSVQTAKSLPVKVKRRRKFLGSEAFYGYLFVSPMVFGFLLVMLFPLIYSIYISFTDWQLLGDPNFIGSENYERLVNDPDFWVVLKNTLIFSVGLVPINIVLALLLALLLQRNLPGMGIFRTAIFIPVMTSIVVWSIIWRYMFGTEEGFINQMLAVFGIDGPAWLYDPNLAMGAVIVVSALKNVGLNMVLFLAALQQVDKNLYEASVLDGAGRGKQFWHITLPMITPTLFLTIILTVIGSMKVFGQIYVMTNGGPGNHTKVLVYYIWENAFKLFDFGYASAIALVLFVMILFFTILQWVGRRRWVFHEQ; from the coding sequence TTGAAATCAAGCGTGCAAACAGCTAAAAGCCTGCCTGTAAAGGTAAAAAGGCGGCGGAAATTTCTCGGAAGTGAAGCATTTTACGGGTATTTATTTGTTAGCCCGATGGTATTCGGATTCCTGTTAGTTATGCTTTTTCCGTTAATATATTCAATTTATATCAGTTTTACAGATTGGCAGCTGTTAGGGGATCCCAATTTTATCGGATCAGAAAACTATGAACGGCTTGTGAATGATCCAGACTTTTGGGTTGTTTTAAAAAATACCCTGATTTTTTCGGTGGGACTCGTTCCAATCAATATTGTCCTAGCCTTATTACTAGCTCTGCTTTTACAGCGTAATTTACCTGGGATGGGAATCTTTCGTACGGCCATCTTTATCCCAGTTATGACATCGATTGTGGTCTGGTCGATTATTTGGAGGTATATGTTTGGGACAGAGGAAGGGTTCATTAACCAAATGCTGGCTGTATTTGGGATTGATGGACCAGCCTGGCTGTATGATCCAAACCTTGCAATGGGAGCCGTCATCGTTGTCAGTGCCTTGAAAAATGTGGGACTGAATATGGTGTTATTTCTAGCTGCATTACAGCAGGTAGATAAAAATCTCTATGAAGCTTCCGTTTTAGATGGTGCAGGGCGGGGAAAACAATTTTGGCATATTACATTGCCGATGATTACACCGACCTTGTTTTTAACCATCATTTTGACCGTAATCGGTTCGATGAAGGTATTTGGCCAAATCTATGTAATGACGAACGGGGGACCAGGGAACCACACCAAGGTACTCGTTTACTATATTTGGGAAAACGCCTTTAAATTATTTGATTTTGGCTATGCATCCGCGATTGCGCTTGTATTATTTGTGATGATCTTATTCTTTACAATCCTTCAATGGGTTGGCAGAAGAAGGTGGGTTTTCCATGAACAATAA
- a CDS encoding carbohydrate ABC transporter permease → MNNKQKNGIGTKLLFYGILTAIALIMIVPFLWMINTSFKDPAKVFVFQLFPQPFKWENYLEVLQSTPFHLFYFNSLYIAILVTVGTIFLGSLAGYAFAKLKFKGSSFLFLCLLSTMMIPVEVITIPLFLFMRDLGLIDTHVPLIAIPILGPAGVFGVFVMRQFFLLVPKELEEAAKLDGCSYFRIYWNIMLPLAKPAIATLTIFTFLTSWNEFYEPLIYINSEEKMTLPLALALFTDEVGTKWELLMSASVMATVPLLIVFFFAQKQFIEGIAMTGGK, encoded by the coding sequence ATGAACAATAAACAGAAAAACGGGATTGGCACGAAACTATTATTTTACGGAATTTTAACGGCAATCGCTTTGATAATGATTGTTCCATTTTTATGGATGATTAATACATCCTTCAAGGACCCTGCGAAGGTATTTGTTTTTCAGCTTTTCCCTCAACCATTTAAATGGGAAAACTATCTGGAGGTCTTACAATCGACCCCGTTCCATCTGTTTTACTTTAATAGTTTGTATATAGCTATTCTCGTAACTGTTGGGACGATCTTTTTAGGTTCATTGGCTGGCTACGCATTTGCCAAGCTCAAATTTAAAGGGAGTTCGTTTTTATTCCTGTGCTTGTTAAGTACAATGATGATCCCAGTTGAGGTCATTACGATTCCGCTCTTTTTATTTATGAGAGATTTAGGATTGATTGACACACATGTTCCGCTAATAGCGATCCCGATTTTGGGACCTGCCGGCGTATTCGGTGTCTTTGTGATGCGGCAATTCTTTCTATTAGTGCCTAAAGAATTAGAAGAGGCCGCGAAGCTAGATGGCTGTTCGTATTTTCGCATCTATTGGAATATCATGCTCCCGCTAGCAAAGCCGGCCATCGCCACCCTTACGATTTTTACATTTCTAACAAGCTGGAATGAATTCTATGAACCTCTCATCTATATTAATTCAGAAGAAAAAATGACATTGCCGCTGGCGTTAGCGTTATTTACGGATGAAGTAGGGACGAAGTGGGAGCTATTGATGAGTGCGTCTGTGATGGCAACAGTTCCTTTGCTGATTGTATTCT